Below is a window of Impatiens glandulifera chromosome 2, dImpGla2.1, whole genome shotgun sequence DNA.
TTGGATTTATGGCTATCTGGAGTGGTATCAAGAACGTCGTGCTAAGAATGGTGCTCGCGGTGGTCATGGTGGATAGCAACCACAATCTGTCTGCACATCTCAGGCTGCTCCTCGCCGCAATACCATATCTTTGGGGCATAGCCTTGCCTCCCACATGGCAGTTGCCTCCTCTAGTGAGGTTTCTACCGGTTCGATTGACCGTGCATATTTTCTGTCTACTTCTGATGAGCATTTGTCATAATTGTTGCAAATTGTGAATGGAATCAATGCTTCTTCTAATAATTATCGAGTATGTCTTTTTctaataattagattattgaTACCGGGGTTTTGAATCATATGATGggtaacttaaatttttttcaaacactaGCTCAATTAATACTAGTGTTGGTGTACCTAATGGTTTGCGATATCTGTGACAAAAATTGGTGGTATTTTGTTTGGTGGATTGTCTCTTGATAATGTGTTATATGTCCCATCGATGACTTGTAATTTATAATCGGTATCTCAACACAATGTTTCCCgccattatattattatttttactaatatgCTTTGTGTTATTTAGGATCGCACTTTGAGGAACTTAATTAGAGTGAGGGTGTTATCTACATGGGTCTATATTTTTCATCTGATTGCGGCTACAACAATTCAAGCTCATACGGTTTCTAATAAAGGATCTGATGTGTTATGGCACCAGCGCTTAGGTCATCCCTCTATGAAAGTTATTTCCGCTTTACCTTTTATTTCATAGACTTTGAATAAAGGTTATTCTATGAACTGCCATATTTGTTCTATGAGCAAACAAACATGTGCtcattttttgttatttttaccTGTGCTACTATTGTTTTTGATTTAGTCTATTATGATATTTGGGGACCAAACCTTTATCGGGTTGTGAAGCTCGTTATTTTCTTACTCTcgttgatgatttttcacgcATTACATGGGTATTTTTTGATGCTTTGCAAAAGTGAAGTTGGTGCTTTGATTAAGCAATTTTATAAGATggcaaaaacataattttataaacgtATTCGTGTGTTTCGTTCGGATAATGGTCATGAATTTACCTCCTTATAATCATTTTTTGTCGAAAAAGgcattcttttataaaaaaaaaaattgtgttgatACGACTCAACAAAATGGTAGAGTTGAACATAAGCATCATCATATTCTTAATGTAGCTCGTGCGTTATGTTTTCAAGCTAAGCTTCCGCGATATTTTTGGTGAGAATGTGTACTTACTGTTGCACACCTAATCAATTTCACACCAACACCTTTGTTGGATCTTAAGACTCCGTATGAATTTCTTTTTGGTAAACCACCACATCATTCTTCCCTTaagttttttgtttgtttatgttatgCCTCCAATTCCCCgtatattaaagataaatttgacACACGCTCACGTAGTTGTATATTTGTGGGATATCCATTTGGTAAAAAGGGACTGGTGGTTATATATGATCTTAAATCCCTAATTTTTTTGTAAGTCGtgatgttcaatttttttaagatcAGTTCCCTTACTTGGATTCTCTTTTGGATACGGCTAAAACTAAAtgggaaaaaatattttaatcaacaTTATTATGGGTTGATTCGGATGATGACATGGGTATTAACTCTAGGGAGAGTTTGATCGACCCCTCTCATTCCACAACTACTGCCTCGGTCCCAAAGGAATTGTGTTGTGGCTTGCGTACTAAAACTTTTTTGACTCGTCTTCGCGATCATGTGACTAATATAGTGGTTCAACAAAATATAGACCCCCTACTACCGCACCACCATCACCTTCAGGGACCTCAGGTAAGCCTATTAACATTACGTgttttgtatattataataatttttatgtcaCTCATCAGTGTTATCTAGAAGCTCTATTGGATATAAAAGAGCCTTCCTCTTTTATAGAGGTTGTTAAATCACCGTAATGACAAACAACAATGACTAAGGAAATCTCTACTTTGGAACGCAATGATACTTGGACTTTAACCCGGTTGCATTGGTTGGATTTATAGAATTAAATGTACCTCTTTTGGCATGGTGGAACTTTATAATGCACGTCTAGTGGTTCATGGTAACCGACAACGTGTTGGCACTAATTATACATAAACTTTTGCTCAAGTTGTGAAAATGGGTATGGTATGTATTTTTCTTGTTGTTGCTACTATTTTTCATTGGGAACTTCATCAAATGGATGTGCATAATACTTTTTTGCACGGTGACTTGTCTGAGGAAGTGTATATACGTCCTCCCCTAGGCTATTCTACTCCTTCTGTTATGGTTTGTCGCTTACGCAAATCTTTATATGGGTTACGTCAGACTCCTCACTAGTGGTTCGCTAAGTTGTATGATGCATTGCGATCATATGGGTTTACTCAATCTTGTGTTGAGTATTCCTTATTTAGCCTTATTCGAGATGTTTATTCTATCCATGTGTTGGTTTATGTGAATGGTTTAATTATTGCTGGTAGTTCTTCCACGTTGATTTCTCGTTTTAAGGATTACTTGCATTCGTGTTTTCATATGAAGGACTTAGAGCATTTGAAGTATTTTCTTAGTATTAAGGTGGCTCGAGGTCCCAATGGGATTTTTTTATCCCAATGCAAGTATGTTCTAGATTTATTAACTAAAGTTGGTATGCTTGGGTGTCGCCCTATTGACACACCTATGGAGAAAAATCACTATCTTACTTCGTCTACTACTAATATTTTTGGTCAACCTAGCCAATATTGGTATTTGGTTAGTCGCTTGGTCTACTTTTCGGCTACTCACCCGGATTTTAGTTATGTTGTTCACACTCTAGCACAGTTTCTAAGTAATCCAATACAACACCATTAGGATGCTGCTTTGTGAGTTCTTCGGTATCTTAAGGGTGATCCGGCCAAGGTATTTGTTTACGACCTACATCGTCTTTCACTTTGCGACTTGGACAGTGACTGGGCTTCCTATCCTCTCACTCGTCGCTCTCTTACTGGCTTTGTGGTTTTTCTTGGACATTCTCGTATTTCTTGGCGTACCAAAAAGAAACCTATTGTTGTTTGTTCCTCTACTGAAGCTGAATATCGTGATATTACGGTTACTACTTGAAAACTAAAATGGCTCAAGTCTTTGCTGAAGACTCTTAGCATTTTGCATACGTCCCTATGTACCTCTTGTGTGACAGTCAGTCGGCTCTCCACATCGCTAGTAACCCCATTTTTTATGATTGTATGAATCATATTGAGATTGATTGTCACTTTATTCGGGATGAGCTCATTTCTGGAAACATTGCCACCCAATATGTGCCTACTTGTCATTAGTTAGTTGACGTTTTAACTAAGGCTTTGGGACATTTGTCCTTTACTTTTATTCTTCGCAAGTTGGGAATTCGTTATCTCACTAGTCCCACTTGAGGAGGGGTAATAGATGTATTATTTGGTCCAATATTTTGGACGTAATTTTAAGCATAATATTAGCTATATTATTTGGTCAAAT
It encodes the following:
- the LOC124924420 gene encoding uncharacterized mitochondrial protein AtMg00810-like — translated: MAIWSGIKNVVLRMVLAVVMVDSNHNLSAHLRLLLAAIPYLWGIALPPTWQLPPLVSLIRDVYSIHVLVYVNGLIIAGSSSTLISRFKDYLHSCFHMKDLEHLKYFLSIKVARGPNGIFLSQCKYVLDLLTKVGMLGCRPIDTPMEKNHYLTSSTTNIFGQPSQYWYLGDPAKVFVYDLHRLSLCDLDSDWASYPLTRRSLTGFVVFLGHSRISWRTKKKPIVVCSSTEAEYRDITVTT